A stretch of DNA from bacterium:
GCCCGCGCCATCGCCGCCCCGGCCGAATCGTCCGCGTTGACGACGCCGATGCCGTCCGGCTCCAGCATGGCGAACAATTGCGCCTTCGCGTCGCGGTACGCCTCGAGTGTGCCGTGCAGATCCAGGTGATCCTGCGTGAGGTTGGTGAAGACGGCGGTCACGAACCGGCAGCGCTCCACGCGGTGCAGCTCGAGCGCGTGGGACGTCACCTCCATCGTCACGTCCTGGACGCCGCGGTTCACCATGTCGCGCAGCAGGCGCTGGAGGTCCGGCGCCTCAGGGGTCGTCGGCGTCGTCGCGTGAAAGGCCACCGGCGCCCCGTCCACCTGCACGCCGAGCGTCCCGATGACGGCGCTGCGCCGGCCGGCGGCGCGGAGGATAGCGTCGACGAGAAACGTCGTCGTCGTCTTGCCGTTGGTACCTGTGATCCCGCACACGCGCAGCGCGGACGACGGATGACGGTAGAAGACGGCGGCCGCCGCCGCGAGCGCGCGGCGCGTGTCGGGGACGACGATTTGCGTCGCGGCAACACCGTCGAGCGGGTGCTCCACCAGCACGACGGCCGCGCCGCGCCGCACCGCGTCCGCGGCATGTCGATGGCCGTCTTGCGCGAAGCCCCGGATCGCCGCGAACAGGTCGCCGGGCCGCACCGCGCGCGAGTCGTGCGCGAGCCCCTCGAACTCCCGGTCCGCCGATCCCACGACAGAAGCGGCGGCCCGACCGGCCGCCGCTCCGCTCCCGTCCGCGGCCAGCGCGGCCACGAGCTCTGCGACGCGCATTCAGGTTGCCTCCAGCGTCCTCCGCCCCGATCCTTCGACGTTGTGCCCAGCATACCATCCGTGCGGCATCATGGTGGAGATGGCGCGGTCCCGTTCGGCGGGCGGATTTCCGCGGCCGGGGACGCCGGCGGGCCCTCGGCCGGCGGGATGCGGAGATACCACAGCGCCTGCCGCGCGATCTCGCGGAACACCGGCGCCGCGACGTCGCCCCCGTAGACCGCCCCGCGCGGCCGGTCGATCACCACCAGGATCGCGAGGCGCGGCGACGGCACGGGGACCACGCCGACGAACGAGGCGACGTAGGCGCCGGGCTCGTAGCCCCCCGACCGCCCGGGGCGCTGCGCGGTCCCGGTCTTGCCGGCCACCGTGTACCCGTCGATCTGGGCCTTGACGCCGGTGCCGCCGGCCACCACCTCGCGCATCATGGCCAGGACCTGCGCCGCCACTCCGGCGCCGATAACCCGGCGCCGTGTGACGTCGCCGGGCGCCGCCATCGTCCGGCCGGCCGCGTCGCGCACCACGGCGACGACGTGCGGCCGGACGGCGAGCCCGTCGGTCGCGAGCGACGACGCCGCGACCAGCAGCTGGAGCGGGGTCACCGAGATGCCCTGGCCGAAGGCGATGTTCTGGAGGCTCGGGCCGAACCACTGAGAGATCGGCCGGACGATCCCGCCGACCTCCCCGGGGAGATCGATCCCCGTCGGCCGGCCGAAGCCGAACTGCCGGATGTACGTCGACATCGTCTGCTTGCCGACCCGGGTGGCGACCTGCGCGGCGCCCACATTGCTCGAGTACTTGACAATGTCGCCGAGGCTGAGCGACGCGAAATGCTCGGTCGGCTCGGCATCGTGGATCGTGGCGCCGTTCAGACGGATTTTGCCGGGGTCCGTCCACCGGTCCGCGGGCGTCACGGCGCCGCTCGCGAGCGCCGCCGCGGCCAGCACCAGCTTGAACGTCGAGCCGGGCTCGTACACGTCGGCGACGGCGGGACTCTTCCACAGCCGCGGCAGGGCGGCTTGGTACCGGTTGGGGTCGAACGACGGCGTGGCCGCCAGCGCGAGGATTCCCCCGGTCTCGGGATCCATGACGATCGCAACACCCGCCTGGGCCCGCGCGTGCTCGACGGCGCGGGCGACCTCCCGCTCGGCGACGTGCTGGATGACTTCGTCGATCGTCAGGACGAGGGTGGCGCCGTCGCGCGGGGCCGTGACGACGCGCTCGGTTTGCACGAGCTCGCGGCCGATCGCGTCCCGGTCGGCGGTTTCGATCCCGCCGGTTCCGCGCAGCACGCGATCGTACTGCAGCTCGAGGCCGGCGAGCCCCGCATCGTCCGTGCCGGTGAAGCCGAGCACGTTCGCGGCCAGCGCCCCGGCGGGATATGCCCGCCGCGACTCCGGGAGCACCCCGACCGTCTCGCCGAGGGAGAGCCGCCGCAGGGCGTCCGCGACGTCCGGCGGCCGCCGCCGCGCGAGCCAGGCGAAGTAGGCGCCGCCCCGGCGCAGGCGCGCGAGCACCTCTCCCGGCGCAAGACCGAGGACCGGACCGACCCGCTGCGCGAAGGCCTCCGGGTCGTCGATCGCGCTCGGCACCGCGTAGACGGAGTCGACTTCGACGTTGACCGCGAGCGGGCGCCCGGCGCGGTCGAGGATCAATCCCCGGCGGCCGGGCAGCCGCAGCGACTCCAGCTGCTGGCGGACCGCGAGACGTCCGAGGGCCCCGGCGCGGACAATTTGGAGATCGACCATGCGGACAAGCAGGAGGCCGAACGCGCACAGCCAGAGGCCCGCCAAAACAGCGAGCCGCCCGCGGCCGACTCCGTCCGGACCTGCCCCGCGGTAGGCGGGGTCTGCCCCGCGATAGTCGGGGCCGCCCCGGGCGGCACGCTTCCCCCGGGACTTCGCGGACCTCCCGCGACTCCTGGGAGGTCCCGAGCCTTCAGATGTGACGCCGCCGCGGCGCGACCCGTTCCGGTTGCGCCGGTTCATCGTGGAGCCGGTGCGGCCTGAGCCTCGCTACGTTTGAAGTAATCACCCAACCGCTGCCACAGCCCGCCGCCGCGGGTGTCGGGGCGGACGGCGGTCTCGGGCAGGCGGATCGCGGCGATCTGCCTGGCCCCCGGCGGGCGGAGGCCGAGGCGCACGGTGGCCAGACGCTCGATACGATCCGGGGCCCGCAGGGAGGAGGCGGTGGCCTGGAGACGTTCGTGGGCCATCTCTAGGGCGGCGATGTCCTTCGACAGCTGGAGCATCTGGTAGCCGATGTGTGCGGCATTGGATACGGCTGCGACGTATGCGATGAACGGGAGTACCGCGAATGCTGCGATCGTGAGCGCTGCAACAACAGGATAACGTCTCCGCCGACGCCGGGTCGCCTCCCCCCCTTCGGTGCCCCAAGATTCTGGAAGCAGTATCGGATAGACACGGTGCCGCTGTTCGACGGCTAGCATGCGACCGCACCCCGCCGCCCGGATGTGTCCTCGGCGGTGATGAGACGCTCGGCCGCGCGCAGGCGGGCGCTTCGCGCACGCGGGTTGCGCGCCACTTCCGCCGCCGACGGTGTGACGGGCTTCTTGGTCAGGATTCGCACGAGCCGCTCCCCGCCGCAGCGGCATTCCGGCAGCCCGGGCGGACACGTGCAGCCGCGGGCGTACCGCGCGAGCGTCGTCTTGACGACGCGGTCTTCGATCGAGTGAAAGGCGATCACGCACACCCGGCCGCCGGGGCGCAGCCGCCGGATCGCCTGCGGCAGTCCCCGTTCGAGGGCGTCGATCTCGCCGTTCGTCGCGATCCGCAGCGCCTGGAAGGTCCGCGTCGCCGGATGCAGCCGTCCCCGGCTCGAGCCGATCGCGGCCTCGACGGCCCTCACGAGATCGCGGGTGGTGCGGAGCGGACGGCGGGCGACGATCTGCCGGGCGATCTTCCGGGAGGCCCGCTCCTCGCCGAGGCGGTAGATCAGATCCGCGAGTTCGCGCTCGGGCAGCGTGTTGACGAGGTCGGCCGCGGTGCGCGGCTCGCTGCGGTCCATTCGCATGTCGAGCGGGCCGACGCGGTCGAAGCTGAACCCGCGCTCCGCCTCCACCAGCTGCCGCGTCGAAACCCCGATGTCGAGCAGCACTCCGTCCACCGCCCCCACGCCCAGCCCGGTCAACGCGTCGTCCAGCCGGCCGAAGTTTGCATGCGCCACGGTCACGTTCTGTCCAAACGGGCGGAGGCGTTCCTGCGCGCGCTCGAGCGCCTGCGCGTCGCGGTCGAGCCCGACCAGCCGGCCCGCCGGCGCGATGCGCCGGAGGATCGCCTCGGCGTGCCCGCCCTCGCCGAGCGTGGCATCAACGATCAGGGCGCCGGGACGAGGCGCGAGATACGTCAAGACCTCGTCCACGAGGACCGGGACGTGCACCGTTGTGTAAGGGGATTCTGTCGCCGTACCCATCCACACGGCCACCGCCGCCACCACGAGTCACCGCCGCCATGCCCTAGAGCGTCAGCGCCTGCAGCTGTTGGGCCAGCTCGTCAGGCGCCTTGCGCACCTTCTGGAGCCGCCTCCGCCACGCCGGAGTGCTCCAGAGTTCCAGGTGTCCCCCCACGCCGATGATCGTCACCCATCGCGTGATGCCGGCGTGCTCGCGCAGATGCGGCGCGAGGTAAATCCGGCCCTGCCGGTCCAGATCGCAATCCTCGGCGGCCGACAGGACGTATCGCCGAGCCTCATGCTGTCCGAGGGGCAGCACGCGGAGCTTCTCTTCAAGCGATTGCCACTCGACGGCGGAGAACGCAAAGAGGCACGGGTCGATCCACCGGGTCACGATGATCCGTTCGCCGATGATCGGCCGGAATTTGGGCGGGATGACCACCCGCCCTTTCTCGTCCAGCGCATACTGCGCTTCGCCTCTCAGCATGTACCGCCGTCAACGACCGCTCCCGCCATCTGCCTACGGCGTGTGCCAAGACTGTCCCCACTTATCCCTACGAGCCCCCACCATTCTCCACATGCCCCCATACTCCTGCATTTAGACGCGGCAAGACAAAGAAAAAAAGGGCCCCGTATCTCGAGAGCCCCACCCGTCGCTTATCGTACACGTGTTCGCTACACCGGGCCGCCTTCCTCTCCACCGTGCGGCCGCATCATGCCGGCCTGGACGATTCCCGCAATCCCCAAGACGAGCAACGCGTCGCCGGGACTGAGAATCACGCCGACGCCGCCGGCCGCGAGCGGCAGGAGATCCCCGAGAAACGGCAGCGCCGTGCGCGGCCCGGTGAGGACGTAGAAGGGCCCGGTCGTCCCGCCGAGGATGACGCGGCCGGCCGCTTCCCGCAGCACGCCCGGGGAGACGGGCATGCGCCCGCCGTTTGCCGCGATCACGACCATGTTGAGAGCGGCGCCGGCCAGCGCGGGCCACAGCCACGGAAGGCGGAGGTTGGCGGCGAGTCCGGCGAGGGCCAGCGCGTAGCCGCCGACGACCAGCGTTCGCGCCACGCCGGCCGGCAGCGCGGCGCTCCGCGCCGC
This window harbors:
- a CDS encoding UDP-N-acetylmuramoyl-L-alanyl-D-glutamate--2,6-diaminopimelate ligase translates to MRVAELVAALAADGSGAAAGRAAASVVGSADREFEGLAHDSRAVRPGDLFAAIRGFAQDGHRHAADAVRRGAAVVLVEHPLDGVAATQIVVPDTRRALAAAAAVFYRHPSSALRVCGITGTNGKTTTTFLVDAILRAAGRRSAVIGTLGVQVDGAPVAFHATTPTTPEAPDLQRLLRDMVNRGVQDVTMEVTSHALELHRVERCRFVTAVFTNLTQDHLDLHGTLEAYRDAKAQLFAMLEPDGIGVVNADDSAGAAMARASRAAVWTYGIERPARIRAEAVTLGPRGTRMTVVWPDGRVPIALPLPGRFNVSNALAAFGVGLSRGVAPETIRRTLERTVGVPGRFEPVDEGQPFAVIVDYAHTPDSLEQVLRLAAEISPGRRIVVFGCGGDRDRTKRPIMGRIGTRLADYAIFTSDNPRGEDPESILRDIAAGVPGAGNFATEVDRRRAIEQAIERARPGDVVVIAGKGHETYQIVGEQVIDFDDRAVAREVLRARQAGDLPRAGAEGL
- a CDS encoding penicillin-binding protein 2, with amino-acid sequence MAGLWLCAFGLLLVRMVDLQIVRAGALGRLAVRQQLESLRLPGRRGLILDRAGRPLAVNVEVDSVYAVPSAIDDPEAFAQRVGPVLGLAPGEVLARLRRGGAYFAWLARRRPPDVADALRRLSLGETVGVLPESRRAYPAGALAANVLGFTGTDDAGLAGLELQYDRVLRGTGGIETADRDAIGRELVQTERVVTAPRDGATLVLTIDEVIQHVAEREVARAVEHARAQAGVAIVMDPETGGILALAATPSFDPNRYQAALPRLWKSPAVADVYEPGSTFKLVLAAAALASGAVTPADRWTDPGKIRLNGATIHDAEPTEHFASLSLGDIVKYSSNVGAAQVATRVGKQTMSTYIRQFGFGRPTGIDLPGEVGGIVRPISQWFGPSLQNIAFGQGISVTPLQLLVAASSLATDGLAVRPHVVAVVRDAAGRTMAAPGDVTRRRVIGAGVAAQVLAMMREVVAGGTGVKAQIDGYTVAGKTGTAQRPGRSGGYEPGAYVASFVGVVPVPSPRLAILVVIDRPRGAVYGGDVAAPVFREIARQALWYLRIPPAEGPPASPAAEIRPPNGTAPSPP
- the rsmH gene encoding 16S rRNA (cytosine(1402)-N(4))-methyltransferase RsmH; its protein translation is MGTATESPYTTVHVPVLVDEVLTYLAPRPGALIVDATLGEGGHAEAILRRIAPAGRLVGLDRDAQALERAQERLRPFGQNVTVAHANFGRLDDALTGLGVGAVDGVLLDIGVSTRQLVEAERGFSFDRVGPLDMRMDRSEPRTAADLVNTLPERELADLIYRLGEERASRKIARQIVARRPLRTTRDLVRAVEAAIGSSRGRLHPATRTFQALRIATNGEIDALERGLPQAIRRLRPGGRVCVIAFHSIEDRVVKTTLARYARGCTCPPGLPECRCGGERLVRILTKKPVTPSAAEVARNPRARSARLRAAERLITAEDTSGRRGAVAC
- the mraZ gene encoding division/cell wall cluster transcriptional repressor MraZ, with protein sequence MLRGEAQYALDEKGRVVIPPKFRPIIGERIIVTRWIDPCLFAFSAVEWQSLEEKLRVLPLGQHEARRYVLSAAEDCDLDRQGRIYLAPHLREHAGITRWVTIIGVGGHLELWSTPAWRRRLQKVRKAPDELAQQLQALTL
- a CDS encoding DUF5317 family protein, giving the protein MSNLAHVAPRWMSLFVLAVAMVTAARSAALPAGVARTLVVGGYALALAGLAANLRLPWLWPALAGAALNMVVIAANGGRMPVSPGVLREAAGRVILGGTTGPFYVLTGPRTALPFLGDLLPLAAGGVGVILSPGDALLVLGIAGIVQAGMMRPHGGEEGGPV